GAGCTGTGAGCGGGAACGCTCACAGGCCTGGCCAGGCTTGTCTTCGCCTGGCCGTGGGGCTCAGAGAAGAGGcgggagctctgccggcggatGAACGGCCCTTCACCGGCAGCGTGCGGGGAAGCCCAGGGGCTGCCAGCGGCTGCCTACGTGAGCTGCCGGGTCTGcggcggctgctggccgcagcgcgtcccctgcgtccccgtgtcacaaaggggcggtgatgcggcacccgcccggcgcttgtgagctcaccTGGCCAGGGCTtgtgatcctgaggagcgggccagggaaggccagttgggctgagctggccttcgggacaactcggctcctgccttCGCTCCTCGCGTGGCTCCtcttttccaagcattcctcgtttcctgcccgcttctgcccagcttccatCGTCTCCCAAAGGTAATTCTGATctgacttgcagggcagatcATAGAGTAGGTAGATCCAGGGTAAAAGTAGAGGCTGTTCTATACCTTCCGAGCCCTAGGCTGAGCTATTGCACCTTTCTAGCCTGGCCAGATGTCTGCTATGGGCAGAGTTCCTATTTGCTAGTACTTCTATGCCAGAACCCAGTGTAGGGGAGTAGGCGGGTGGCAGCGTAGTCGGAGGCATTGGGGCAGCCTAGAATCACCAGAAGCCCACCCTGACCGATGCAGTAGGAAGGGTGACAGAAAAGGAGTGCGGCAACTGCAGCCgttgaagcagcagcagcagccaaaagcCGGTGGCTCCTGCAGACAGGGGGGAAGTGTGGGCTAGAGAGCCAGGGCGGGCTCTGCTGCTAGCGGTGGCAACAGGCCggcagcaggtcctcttcagaggCGGTGCCATGCACTGGAGTCTTTCAAATGGGCCTTTGAaagtgctgggagctgtggccCTGTGGCAGCGACGGTGAgggcgtcagcctgcagctccgCGGCTGTTACAGGTACCACTGAAAGAGTTGTGATGGCAGATGCtgttctgtgggttttgtttgagGGGGCGTTTTAAACTCGTTTTGTTTGACTACAATCCTTCCTTTGCACTCAGGTGACAGGACTGGTGCTTATCTTCTCTTTCTGGAGCGCCTCCTGACACCCTTTGTCATCCAGAGCTTTCCCCTCCGTTGCTGAGAGGAGCGATGGCCAcaacggggaacgactcctgtgagtaACGGCTTCACCGGCAGGCTTGGGCTTTGCGAATCCCCAAAGGCAGCGGGCGCGGCTGGTGCCCCTTCCCTGAATGCTGACGTGCTGACCACCTGGAGGAGTGAATCCTGGGGCGTTTCCTGGTAGCAGCCAGACCCACCCAGGGGTTTTGGCTTAGacagcagaaaacatgttttgtcaCTCCTCTGCCACTCTGCACAAGCCTTTGAAAGATGTCATTGCTCGtagaaaggtctgacagcagtAGGGGTCCCTTCTGTGCTAGGTCCTTGCTTGGTTTTGTCAAGTTACACTCAGGAAAAGGGAAGGCTTGGCCTGCTAATCCAACTGAGGACCctagagagaaaggaaggtaGCCCGAGGCACAGCAATCAGACTGTGGGTTTGCTGCACTTTGGCCAAAGGAAGCGTGGGAACAGACTGTTTTCCAAAAGTGTTTCTTGACCAGCAAATTTCAAGGGCAGTGTTAGGCTTCCCCCAATGTTTCTGTGTTGGAGGTTAGAGCTGGTCATCCTGGGTGCTCCTGTACAGAACTCGACTGCTAAAATAGGCTTTCGTGCAGCAATTTCTTCTCATCTCTTTTCAAATGTCATTTCCCTGCAGCCGTTTCCGAGGGAGCGGCTCCTCCACAAAGGATCCTGTTTCCCCCAGAGAAGATTCGCATGGCCTGGCAGCAACAACAGAGAGTTGGAGCGGGGCTCGACAACCTGGGCAACacgtgcttcctcaactccgtcctgcagtgcctgacgtacacaccccctctggccaactacctgctctctcgggagcacagccagtcgtgtgagtCCTTTGAAGAACATCTCCTTGTCAATCTGTTGGGCACTTCCCCAGGGTTCCCAGAGTCTGGAATTTGGTTTAGGAGGACAGCAGCCCTTCTTTCTCAGCCCCCCAGGGCGGTGTTCTTCGAACACTCACGCCTAGAAGCCGCTTGTCATATCTAACTGTGTTCATCTTCAGAAAGGCAGCTCTTTCTAGCCCCGGGTCTTGATCCCTGTTCCTGCAAGTTCAACCCTCCTTGCTTACTGCACAGAAAACCTTGGTCAGTTAAGCTGCCCTCTGAAGGAAGTTCTCTACGCACTAATGTGTCCCGGGCTTGTTGGGACCTTGGCACCTTGGGAGAGGAGGAGCGGAGACTGTCCTTGTAACTTCAAGATCTCCATTAGGTTTCCCATTGCTACGGGTATTTTGCTAACCTGAGAagcttccctctctccctccctccctccctcttcaggtcgtcagcaaggcTTCTGCATGATGTGCACAATGGAAGAGCACGTTAACATCGTCCTGCGTTCCTCAGACAGCGCCATCCAGCCTACGGCTGTCGTCAGTGTTCTCACACGTAAGTCGCTTCAGGTGCCTTGACACGTTCCCTTCTCTTCTGGTACGAGACAACTACGAGCTGCTTCTTTCGtaggcataggagaacatttccagcttgGCGTGCAGGAGGACGCCCACGAGTTCTTACGCTACACggtcgatgccatgcagaggGCTTGTCTGAGTGGCAGCAGCGAGTAAGCAAATTGCCTCTCCAGTGTTCCGAAGCCCTTCGCACTCCTTCACGTAACCCCGTCAAGGAAAACCTGtgcccagggttttcaggccaagtaaaactcctggaggagaTAACTCTCTGCCGCCTTACCATTTATTTCCAGCTGGGACATCTCTTCTGAAACCACCACCGTtgtccatcaaatctttgggggctttctgagatccagaggtactTTTCCACAACTGTCGCTCTCCTGGAATTgtctgtgcccttctgcctgcctgtGAGAAACGGCTGTTCATGTGACTGGTGTAGTCGGTAGGAAGAGCATAAACCGGCACCGTTGATCTCCCCTGTCGCTGAGCGTTTTGATTTGCCTTCTagtcacgtgcttgagctgcCAAGCAGTCTCCGATTCCTACGAGCCCTTCCTGGATGTTCCTTTGGATATCCAGGTGAGACGTTTGGATATTGGGGTGCAAATTAGTTCAAGGCCCCTGCAGGGGGCCCAGGTTATCTCCAGTAAAGGCTGTTGACTTCAACCTGTGCGCCGTTACCACGCAAGAGCTTGTtgttgggtgggaagggacctggacTTCCGTGCGCTTTCTGTGGAAGCCCTGTCAATGGCCTCCCTGTGCCGTGTGCTGGGTTTCAGCTGGGCAAAGAGTACGGGTGGTACCTACAGCCAAGGCGACGCTGTCACACCGCCCTGCTCCGGGCTCCCGCAATACCTGTCTcattgcttttgttatttttgaccACGCGTACCGCAGGCAACTCTGGTGCCCCCCAGGGGTAGCTGTTTGTTGGGAAGATGCTGGTACGCCACGGGGAGCTATTTCTTGGGACGCTGCGTTTCCAGGAGCTTAGcgctctctcctttctttctcatcCAGGAATGCTCCTCTGTCACTCAAGCTCTGGAAGGCTTTGTCAGACCTGAGCTGCTGGGTGGTGAAAATGGCTATAGATGTAGCAAGTAAGATCATGCCTAATGACAGCTTCCCAGCAGATCCTGGCTTACGGGATTACACCTCTGGGAGCACTGGCTATGGTTTGACTTATCTGGGAAACCCACTCATGAGCCAGCTTGgagttttttctattttttgtttccttccccgTACAACTGTTCCACCCGCACCGTCCAGAATTTGGAATAGAATGCATTTGTTTCTAAgatgggtatttttttcccctttggccTGAATGTTTGGAAAGCTTTGatgataattttattcctgGCATTGCCTGCCCTGGAGGTGGTCAGCCTTCCTCGCTCTGAAGCTGCCCACTGAACGAGCCCTGTGGCCAGAAGGGAAAAGACACGTCCCCTGTGCGGTGGTGAGCCGAAGCCGGgaggagctctgcagagggatttgACAATGGCGGCTTCCTCAAGAAAGCAGTCAACAGTTTCATTTCGAAGGCTTTTTGGGTGCTTGGGTCTCTGTGCGGGAGGCCTTAGTCCTCGGAGCCGTAGCAGCCCTGCTGGCTCTCTGAGCAGTGTCGTGGCTAGTTCTTGTCATGTAAAGACTgttgcctgctgctctccagagtGAGGCAGCCTAGCCCGAAGCTACCTTCAGGGAGAGCCTACGGGCTGAAGGGCTCTGCGATGCAAACACGGGCATCGACAGCTGGGCAAAGCAAGCCGTAACTCAAGCCTACCTGGAGGAGGGTGGAGCAGGGAGAAGATAGGTTGCAACAGTCGGGTCTGTGCTTGTCTTCAAGGTGTGAAGAGCTGGTCGCTGCGTCCAAGAGGCTTACAATACATCGTTCCTCCAATGTCCTGACAGTGTGCTTGAAGAGGTTTGATCCTTTCTCCGGCAGCAAGATTAGCAAGGTATGTCTGTGAGTGCGCTGGGACTTTGTCTGCTTGGAAGGAGACCTTTCCCCAAGCAGGATCCTTTTCTCTGGACGTTGCTAGCATCTGCACAAAATGGCTATGGAATGCACCACCTGAGAACAAACAATGCAAGAGCTATGCCTTGCTCTTTCCCGTGTGGTAAGAGGAAGGTTCCGGTGTGAAGATAAGTTCCTACTGTGCTCATCGAGAGCCGGTTTGGCCGAGCAGAGTTTTCTGCCACTTCAGTGGTGAAATGGCAACACCTGCTTTTGATGGAGCGAGAAGATCTATTTCTAGACCTCTAGCCTGTGTTTGGGGAGAAGGTTTTCTCAGGCTGTTTCCTATAGGCTCTCGGGATAATGTCTGAGTCTTCTTGGACTCTCTTTAGGATGTGGAGTATCCGGAATGTTTGGACCTTGGCGCATACACGTCTGAAGCACCTGGAGAACCGCTCCTCTATTCCTTGTACGCTGTCCTGGTGCATCAAGGTTCCAGCTGTCAGGCAGGACACTATTACTGCTTCGTAAAGGTAAAAGTCAATGTTGTGATTTGTGGTGGTGTATTGTGTGTCCTTCCGTGGTGCCCtgcctgtgtttttcttttcaaaacccTGCCGTTCCCCTAAAGATAGCGTTGCCTTTCGTTGCAGGGCGGCAATGGACAGTGGTACAAGATGAACGATGCCTCTGTGCGGCTGTGTAACATCAAGACGGTTCTGCGCCAGCGCGCATATTTGCTCTTCTATGCCAGGTAAGAACAAGTGTGAAAGGGTGTTTGGAATACGCTGCCTCTCCTGTGACTGACCTTGTTGTTGCTGTTGGCCTCCCgtgggttttgctttctgtcctAGGAGAGCATGACTGTTTGTCCGGTTGAGTTCTGTCTGTCGTGCAGTTTGCCAggtccttccttctctcttcttgcTTGTCACTGCACCAAGCTGTTGCGCGTGTGTAAAtcgccagctgcctgctctctgaGACTGGCTAGCTGCGACAGGAGGCAAAATGGAGGTCCGAGAGGGTGTAATGATGAGTTACTGCTGCTCTGAAAGGGACAGACGTGGCTGGAAGACCATGACTTAATGCCTGGCTTCTAGTGCTGGTTCAGGCTCCTGCATGCCATATCAAGTGCTGCTGGAAAATGATAGGAGGAGACTGAAGCCATGAGGAGGCTGCAAAAACAGCCCGAGACTAAGGTGACTCTTGTTTCTCCAGGCACCATGATTTGACCCCTCAAGCAGGCGCTGGACAGCAAGAGACAAAGAGCACTTCTGTGGTGAGGCTTGGTCAGGTGCCGAAGAGTCCATTTTCTGGAGGCATGGTGGGACTGAGAAATCAAGAAGGTAGAGGAAATATGCAGAGGATCCAATGGGTGAGAAAAACACAGGGCTCAGCAGGAACTGCCCTTCAGCACCGTGGCAGGAAGAGAGTGCGGTCTGACactgaggagggggagaagcTGAATGGAAGCCGACCAGAGCGGCCGCCTCCCAAGCGGAGGGGCACTTGCTCTGTGGAAATGCAGAAGCGTGCTCGCCGTCAGCTGGCGCACAGCAGTGGTGACCTGCGGGAGAAGCTGAACGGATGCCAACCAGATCGGCTGCCTCCCAAGCGGAGGGGCACTTGCTCTGTGGAAATGCAGAAGCGTGCTCGCCGTCAGCTGGCGCACAGCAGTGGTGACCTGCGGGAGAAGCTGAACGGATGCCAACCAGATCGGCTGCCTCCCAAGCGGAGGGGCACTTGCTCTGTGGAAATGCAGAAGCGCACTCGCCGTCAGCTGGCGCACGGCAGCGGTGACCTGCACAGCTCTTCCCATGGGAAGAGAAAAGGCCCTGCTGAGAGCAGAAGCTCAGGAGGGGAAGGTGTGCACGGCGCGAGCGGCCGCAGAGCAGGCCCACACCCTGCTTCAGTAGGTGACCAGCAGCCTGGGAAATACTTGCTTGAACCACCTGTGCTCCCACCAGTGCCAGTTcacccaggggctgcaggctcTCGCCAGGCAAGTGAGAACCCAGCAGACAGAAAGAGGAAACgctcctctgcagagcagcatggAAGTGCTCCCAAAAGAAGGTGCAGAAGGGCACAAGCGAGCATTCTGGTGATgtaaaattgaaaaagaaacGCAAGGaagtgaagaaggaagagaaatccaAAGAGGACTCGGGAGGGGAGGACGAAAAAGTAAGAAATGTTTGCAGCATCACCAGGAAATGTTGCCTCACCCTTTGCCAGGCGTTTCAGGTGTGTGGCTTATGGAGAGATGCCTTGAGTACTTGTGCCTGAGCTTGCCATCGCAACCTGCGACCGACCAGCAAAGGCTGCAGGCGAACGTTCTCAGAAGAATGCTGACCATCAAACCTGACATTTACGATCAAAACAATAAAGTTGTCGCCATAAGCAAACCCAGCCCGAAGTGGTGCTGCTGATTTCTGTAGAGTTTGACCATGCAAGAAATAAGAGAGGagttttctgaatgttttcaaCTTCCTTTGCAAAAGGTGAAGCTTCAGCCAGAGCTGCAGATCACTTGATACTCATTTCTGCTCTCTTTAGCAAGGTGACAGCATGCGGGATGTTAGGTTTCATTTTGACATGAATTTTTCTAGGAAAtctccctcccccttctcttTTAAAGAAGAGAGGCTGTGCTCACTTTCCCTGTGTTTCTCTCGGTCTTACAGAGAGGAGTGAGGGCTCCTGAGGTAATAAGAGCCAACCGGGAGACACCAGTGAACTACCTCAAAGGAGCTAAGGGCTGTTCCTCTAAGAAGGTGGCACGGCCaccagcccagctgaagtgcctctacGCCAGTGCACGCAGCacgggcaacaaacaggaggagttggaaGCCACCGAGCTGCTAGAAAGGAGCGGCCCAGTTGCCATTACTGAACTGGCTGGGATGAGTCCCCTGACCGGAGCGCGGCTAccgatggctacaggctgttcagaagggacaggtgaggaagaagaggcgGAGGCGTTGCCCTCTGCATCAAGAAATGGCTAGATTGTGAGGAGCTGTGTCTGAAGAACAGCCACGGgcaggttgaaagcttatggATGAGAATTAgagactgaggcaacaaaggCTGCCCGATCGAGGGGAGCCTATTGCCCGAGCCTTGTTACTGCAACTACAGGAGGCATCACGCTCGCAGGCAGGCTCTtgtcctgctgggggacttcaactagcccgacatctgctggaaaagcagcatggtGATCTGTAGGCACTCCAGGAGACTCACGGAGCACGTGGAGGTTAGGGGTGCAAGATGggacctgatggtcaccaagTGAGCTAATCGGTGACAgcaagattggaggcagcctgaTCAAGTGCAACCTCTAAATTTACTAAATGCCTGCAGAACATGGGAAGAACTTCAAACTGTTCCCATGACTCCTGTccctggatcccagggagaagagaccagcccctccctccccacatcccctcctcaggaagctgcagagagcaatgaggtcccccctcagcccccttcTCTTCAAACGAGACAAAGCCAGAGTCCTCAGCCCCCCCTCACAGGAcgtgccttccagccctgccaccagctTTACTGCCCTCCCCTGGACACATTAAAGTACCTTCGCGTCCTTCTCAAATGACAGGCCTCAATTTAAGGGACTGCATTCCTGCATTTGCCTTGCGCAGCCCTTTGCAGAGAGGAAAGCATGGTCTTCGGGTGCACTGGCTACCAGTGCAGCTCTCCTGCAGGAGCGTAGGGGCTCATAAAGACAGGTGGTTGCCTTTTAGTGTGGGATGGCCGCCTGGCCAGCCACCTCCTTACCCCTATGAGCGTTATCAGCCACAGCCTTCCTCTTCATTAAATGCCTGCAGAACTCATTTGAAAACTCAGCAACCTGTGTTCACAGTGCTGGAGAGTCCAGCACGTCCCCACAGGCAGCAGTGCCACGATGTGCATCACACTGACCCACCAGTGTCTCGTCTCTTGTAGCTTTTTCAGTGTCCAGCCTCATttggcactttctccaaggaaaatTCCAAAATGGGAGCTCAATGAacaccagctgtgctgcttctcttccctaGGAGGCAGACAGCCATGCTGAAAGCGACCAGGGTGACACCaccagctgcgtgtgctgagccCACTCACACAGTGCGCCTGTTGCGCAGTGGCCGGAGGGGAGCTGGATCTGCTGGTGGTGACTGCCTGGAGCTGGGCTCCAGCAGGTGACTGATGGGTAAAAGCCTTATGAAtacatctctcaggctccacccttcatGCTTGGATGTCATCAAATGAACAACACAGTGGCATTCATGGTCAGATCCTTTAAAATCACGTTGCAGAACACCGTCCTTCAGGAAATCTAGGTTTCCTTGTCCACATCATACTCTGGATTTCACAGCATCCATGAGCCAGGAAAAACCGTAGGCATGCTCTCAACGCCTCCGCAAAGTTCAAGCAGTGGGAACCAAACCCCTTGCTTTCACCGCTGCTGCCATCACCAGAACCAAACAAATGTATATGCTATAAATGCCCTCACTTACGTACTCAGAACGTGCACACCAATTTTGGCACCAATGACCAACGTGGCAAGAGCTCGCTGACGAATAACAGAAATTGTGCACCTGATCACGTGAGGAATGTGTCGAAAAGATACATAAGCAGggaaaagctgacaataaaggtcttctgcagaacatctgtcaggagcccgtgacattcatccctgcaaaCCTAGAGATTCATGAGCTCAGGGTCTGTGTCTGTGAAGAATACAGCCTCTGATTCCCGTGGAATGGTGTACAATCAACCTAAAATTGATAACTTTTTGTATGTAGCTCGAAACCTGACATCCGTAATTCTAACAGTGATTGGGTCAAATTCCTTTTTGGACATGAATGTTTCTCACTGTGACTTCGAGTGAGTTGAGCTGGCCCAGTGACCCTGGGGGTTAATGGAATGCTTTGATGTAAACCACCTTTAGAGTATCTGATCTAATTCAGATGGGTTGTTATTTCTTGAAAACAGTTCGTTTTCTCTTAGTTTGCTAGCATGTTTACAAACAGCAATCACGTGTCCATCAATAAAGCGAACATTTCTTTAGCCTGGTGTGTTCCCTGGCATGTCTGCATTACATTTCTGACTAATGTCTTACCGGAAGCCAAGAGAGATgcctcaaaaacaaacaaacaaacaaaatccccaaaccacacacacacaaaaaaaccccaaaaccaaacccaaaaccaaacgCACATCCAAGGAAAGCAATAGTCCTGGAGTGGGAGGGAAGGCTTAGCTTTAGTCAGAAGGAATTCAAGtcaatgaaaggcaaagcaaaccCATCCCCTTCTCGTTTGCTCTGCGTGTACCTGCTTTGGGCTGTGGGTGGGCGTAGGGAGGGTGGAAGCCTTGCCTCTCTCTGGacaagcccctctctccccctggaaaagcactgcagcctcagGTGCTTCTGGTGTTGGAGGCACcattagctttcttctgaaagccaaCTCAGCTCCTGGTCTTAAGTGTGGGGTttgtgctttggtttttgttttgtttctgaagacacacatttctgtgtgcatttcaaagcagaacgTGGGTCATGGTGTGGTAGGAATAAATCCCTGGGAAGCTTGCCCATTATTGTTGGACCGTAAAGAGCAAAATCAAACTTActcaaggttttttttaaacaaggatgcacaaaagcttctcctttgaatatttcttcattgtctCGCCCTCATGTTAGCTGCCAAATTTGACTCTTGCCTGCAGGCCGTACGACTGATTCCTAAAAAATTACAGGAGCTCATTAACAGTTTATGAACGGTTGTGTCTCAGCACTGGGCAATGCCAGGCCATATAATGCCAGCCTCCAAGGGGGAGCTTCCCCAGTTTCttgtttgcttctgaaaaagagGACTCTGAACAATGAACCCTTCTTGAGGAAACCATAATTAGACATAAAAATTGAATATAACTAAAGGATCAGATGGAAAGCCAGCCTTTTGATTACTGGCTGAACAGGGCTGAAGAAATTGATTTCCCAACAGAAATCAGCCTCcaacattctttttttaacaactcAGTTGATACTGATTGAGCAAATTGTTGCAAAAGTCAACGCTGTCATTTTCTGACagttttgaatgtcttcagTTTAGTCACCCCAGAGagcccagctgctttctctcgGGTGGAGAGAGAGGAGTCTGTTTTATCTATTATTGCAGTGTCAAGGTAGTCCTTCCTCTTGGCACATCTTTGTTACAGACAGAGTGTAAGGGTGCTTTGTGTTTATGAAACCTTAagggtaaagcaaaacaaaacccaggagcCATCCCACAGATTGTCTAAAATCTCAAATTCAGGAAGCAAGAAAAGACCAATTCAGGGACGAGAACGGGCCCCATACATCGTTGTGAGGCAGGAGCGTAGGAACCGTATATGGCCGGAGTCAAAAGCAGTTTGAGAGAAGGTAGGTTAATATCTGCGCCGTACTTTGAAGATCAGAAGTGTGAAGCATCCCGTGTATCAGGGAGTGGCAGCGGAGCGGTGGGCGCTTGGCacgaggggggtgggggtctcTTTTAGGCACGGGCACCCTCCATCCCCAGTGGCAAAGCTGAGTAtaaggagaggaggctgagggaactcTTGGAGGGGAGGATGTGGGAGGCAAGGATGAGGATGAAGAAATGAGCAGAGTCTCAAATGAACagaaagcagggagaaagaTGCGTAAGTTGATAACAAGAAGTGCTCGCCACCACGCTCCCACTTCACCTGCTTTCCTCTCTAAAATCAGGGCAGAGCGTAACAAACAGTGACACATTTTGGGGGTTTCCTTAGAGGATCAAATCGAGGACGCCCACACAGCAAAGGTGCCCAAAGGACTCAGGCCCCAGCTCTACCAGCACCAGCCTCTGTGCCTGTGCCTCCACCTCCCCTGTatcccccaccaccccacgcGCTCCCTCTTGGCCTGGTCAGCCTGCCCCTGCTGGGTGCACTGTCGCCCCTCCCTGATatcccccagctcctgcaaacaTGTGCCCACCTTGGgtaccaacagcagcagcaccaacGGCTCATTCAAATGCCATCCCAGCGACACAAGCACCTCctttacagaatcatagaattatttaggttggaaaggagctttaagatcatcgagcccaaccgtaaacccaacactgccagcccaccactaaaccaggTCCCAAagcgccacatctacacgtctctcaaatccctccagggatggagactcagccgctgccccgggcagcctgtcccGGTGCTTggcaacccttttggtgaaggaatttttcctgatagccaatctaaacctcccctggcgcagcttgaggccatttcctctcgtcctatcccttgcccctcagcctccttttctcgagactaaacaaccccagttccctcagctgctgcttacAGGACTCGTGCTCTAGGCACTGTCGCATCCCCAcctgagaggaggagggagagcgaCCAAGGTCCTAATGATCCCCTTGGACTAAATTAAGGTGAAACACCACCAAATGAtcaattaaacatttaatttcgACGTGGAAGTAACTTGAACATGAAAAGGCAGCTTGAacttgaaaacacagaaaagcattGAGGGTGGGGGTTCTTATTAAGAATATTTGGAAAAGCCAAAGAGGAGAAGCAGCgggcaggagagaggaggggagaagggatAGGGAAAGATAGGGAGATATCACCACCCAGGTGCCGATGACGACAGACGTGACGATCCTCCAGTGGTGGGCATGTGCCAGTCTCTTTGTCGTAGTGTCTTTTATAGTCTGAGACCCGCCTTCAGTTATGCCTCCGGTGAGCTTATATGGTTCTCGTTGCAGGAGTCTCACGACCTTCTGCGCAGCCGCCATTGTGAGGGGTGGTTGCGAGGGGTCTTTGGGTGGTCATAAGTGCCTTCCTGAAATAAACTCTGCGTGACCTCAGCAAGTTGCTCTGTGAGGCCCAGCAGAACCTGGGACTGCGCATCCTCTGACGCCCCCCACGCCCTGTGTCCATCAATGTTCCACCTGCAGGTCGCTGCATCCCACTTTACAGCAGTTTTTGAGACATTGACCCTCCCAGTCCCTTACACCTGGATCGGAggggggcaggctgggggcagcaggagagcaggagagTTTTCCTGGAGGAATGTAGTCAGCATCTGCTGTCCCTACCCTGTTGCTTGGCAGGGCGAGGCACAACTGTGTTGTCTTTCCACGGTGGACGttgccagcagccctgctgcagccggcagGCGAGGTCATCAAAGAGGGAGAAGACATAAGGCAGAT
The sequence above is a segment of the Phalacrocorax carbo unplaced genomic scaffold, bPhaCar2.1 SCAFFOLD_32, whole genome shotgun sequence genome. Coding sequences within it:
- the LOC104044724 gene encoding ubiquitin carboxyl-terminal hydrolase 42-like isoform X1; the protein is MATTGNDSSVSEGAAPPQRILFPPEKIRMAWQQQQRVGAGLDNLGNTCFLNSVLQCLTYTPPLANYLLSREHSQSCRQQGFCMMCTMEEHVNIVLRSSDSAIQPTAVVSVLTRIGEHFQLGVQEDAHEFLRYTVDAMQRACLSGSSE
- the LOC104044724 gene encoding putative ubiquitin carboxyl-terminal hydrolase 17-like protein 23 isoform X2, with translation MATTGNDSSVSEGAAPPQRILFPPEKIRMAWQQQQRVGAGLDNLGNTCFLNSVLQCLTYTPPLANYLLSREHSQSCRQQGFCMMCTMEEHVNIVLRSSDSAIQPTAVVSVLTRCGVSGMFGPWRIHV